Genomic segment of Tamandua tetradactyla isolate mTamTet1 chromosome 1, mTamTet1.pri, whole genome shotgun sequence:
TTGACCTATATTCTGAGGTTTATTCTCCCACTCACTTCCTTCAGAGTTGCCCAACTGAAAGAGCTCACTAACTCTCACAcacactgtctctctctctttctgtctctctctatagTATGGTGCCCCCCTGTTACTAGCCCTGAGGTACTGTACTatatttttatggtttctttatactctttccatacttttttttttttttttttttttttttaaggaaagacagagagaaggaaggaaggatagaaggaaggaaggaaggacgaaagggaaacatttttaaacattttcttgttttattgtattctgtttctccgtttttgttacatgggctggggccgggaatcgaaccgaggtcctccggcatagcaggcaagcactttgcccgctgagccaccgcggcccgcctctttccatactttttaaaacaacccacttaaaattttctaaaactatccaattttagtttgctaattccTGCCAAGACCTGATTGATAAACTGACTTTTGTTTCCTAATCAAAAGAATGGTTGAGAGTAGTAATATGATCTTCTAGCAATCTTTATATATAGCTGAAGCCTTGAAAGATCCAAGCAATGGCTCTGGTATTCAGCCCTCCAGCAAACCAAGTTTAAAGCTTCAGGCTTTGTAGAATTGACCTTGAAATATACGTGAAGTATATGTGGTATATGTGGACAAGGATCAACATACATTTGGGAGGCAGCATTATTAATACTATGATAATTGGACATAGTATCATGGTCAtagcatttattttagaaaaacatgAGAATGATATAGTTATGGGCTTATGTGCTATCTAATGGAAAAATAACAGTGATAGTGATGATACAATTAAGTTTTTGGGAAAACTGAGCTTTAGTCGCCAGCAAATGTGAGGTACATGAAAACAAATTGTCTTGGGAAAGAATCAGAAGATGACAAAGACAAATTATAGTTAAGTTATTTAATAACAAATTATAAAAAGGTACAAGTTCTAATTttggaaggaataaaaataatagagctAGTAAAAAAAGTATAATCAGATGTGAAATAAggaatacatttatatatattgtgGATTCTAAACTTTCTCCTCATTGGATAATTCTAACATATGGACAGAGGAATCTTACTGTTGTATTCCTTTCCATGAAGGGATGTAAAAATTGTTAGAAAAATATGTCAAGCTACAGGAATGTGACCAGAGAGAAAATTGAACAAGGTTAAGGACTGGTTGTGGGATAAGCTCTAAGGTTCTGTTACAGGATATCTAGAGACATCTGGCAACTGCCCTTAATCTGATTCTGCAGAAATCCTTGATTTCCTAACCGTTGGGCCAGGTTGTTAAGTTAACCTGAGAAAGCTGAGGGTGGTTAATGAGTACTGTGTTCATCAGTGTATTTTACTCTACAGTTCCCTAAACATATGGTACACTGCATAATGCCAGGACTGATTAAGCCTGCACTACTGTTGACGGTTATCAATAAATGGTCATGCACTCTGAAAATCCATATTCTGAATATCTTTTatgctatatttaatttttatcattaaaatatttaggtatttaaaaatttctgatgCTCTGACTCACCAGTGAAGAACTTTGTCACCCCTCATATAAGGTATGCTCCCAAAGGCACGTGTTTTAAATCTAATCCAAGGCCAGTGGCAATGaactttttctattttatgcACTGAACCCCTTCCTCCAGGATTAGTCCAATAGTGCCTCATGGTGGAATTCTGATATTTCCACTTTTCTGTGTGTCTGTGAGTCCTCCCTAATGAaggacaagtcttctcactgatTCTGTGCTTTCTTCTCCTGGTGACACACTGTTCTGAGTAGCTCAGAACCTCACTCCCTTTGAGATTGAGTACAAGTCAGTGACTCTTTgtatctcttccttctctttgtgaCACTGGACACTCCTCTATCATCtctatttgcattttagcaaaaAGCTGCTGAGTTTATCATCACAGATGCATTTTGAAAAGCCATGTCATCTCTGAAGAGAACGGACTAACCTGGAAAAAGCCAGAGAAGGTGCTGTAAACTGTGCTCTATGATGGACTAAATTGGGCAGAAACAAGAGACAGGCACAGAGCAGCAACAGGCAGAGGTGATAAATTCACAGTGAGACATATCCCGGCAAAGAAATTATGCATTGACAAGGATCAGGGCTGCCTGATTGCTGACATGTTGAAACTTGCTGAGTGGCTGTTTCTGGTTGTATTTGTTAGTCAGTTCATTCTGGGAATGCTGGGAAATGGTTTTATTGGGTTGATCAATGGAGGCACCTGGCTCAGGAGCAAGAGAATCTCTTTGCCTGACTTCATCATCATCAACCTGGCCCTTTCCAGGATGGTACTGCTGGTGATTCTTTTCACTGATGGTACGTTATTGGTGTTTTCTTTCAAATGGCATGAATCAGGAATATTAATGCAAgttgttgatgttttctggacATTTACAAACCATCTCAGCCTGTGGCTTGCCACCTGTCTCAGTGTCTTCTACTGCCTGAAAATTGCCAGTTTCTCCCACCCCATGTTCCTCTGGCTCAAGGGGAGAGTTTCCAGGGTAGTTGTCTGGATGCTATTGGGTGCACTACTTTCATCTTGTGGCAGTACCGTGTCTCTGATACATGAATTTAAACTCTATTCTGTCTTTGATGGAATTGATGACACAAGGAATGTGAGTGaatatttcagaaagaagagAAGTGAATATGA
This window contains:
- the LOC143681785 gene encoding taste receptor type 2 member 3-like, coding for MLKLAEWLFLVVFVSQFILGMLGNGFIGLINGGTWLRSKRISLPDFIIINLALSRMVLLVILFTDGTLLVFSFKWHESGILMQVVDVFWTFTNHLSLWLATCLSVFYCLKIASFSHPMFLWLKGRVSRVVVWMLLGALLSSCGSTVSLIHEFKLYSVFDGIDDTRNVSEYFRKKRSEYDLIHILGTLWNLPALIVSLASSLLLIFSLGRHMKQMQHNGTSSRDPSTEAHKRAIKIILSFLLLFLLYFLAFLMAYSSRFLPEAKMVDIIGTVFTMFYPMSHTFILILGNNRLKQTFVKMLHCYCGHLKPGSKGSLSLWKSRRHRMELGGHLC